Proteins from a single region of Campylobacter sputorum:
- the purL gene encoding phosphoribosylformylglycinamidine synthase subunit PurL, with translation MDQNTIKAHKISDDEYKKILEILGREPNLLELGIFSAMWSEHCSYKSSKKYLNGFPTKAPWVIQGPGENAGVIDIGNGMAAIFKMESHNHPSFIDPFQGAATGVGGILRDIFTMGARVEANMNSLRFGNISSQDNTSKHQRYLVKGVVSGIAHYGNCMGIPTIGGEVSFDESFNGNILVNAFALGICKSDEIFYGKAEGIGNPVIYVGSKTGRDGLGGAVMASDSFNETNKSLRPTVQVGDPFAEKLLMEACLELFKTDYIIGIQDMGAAGLTSSSFEMAGRSGSGMKLYLDKVPMRETGMTPYELMLSESQERMLICAKKGYEDKIKAIFAKWDLDAEVIGEVTNSGNMELFWKGELAGIIPINPLSEAAPILDRPTKKPQYLQNIKKIDFSNLKNIDNNTAFDMLLKDPHILNKSFIYDQYDANVGTNCIKKPGFLGAAALRVKENGASISMAMECNTRYNYINPKIGAAVAVATAGRKVAMSGAMPLAITDCLNYGNPLNEEVMWQFAQGCDGIKEACKELNTPVVSGNVSLYNETDGISIQPTPAIVTVGVNKNANKLLPSVFQNIEKSVYLLGETKGNFAGSLYMKTLYNEVNGELCELDYNQEKALWNLVIKANELELLECANSVGIGGIAMSLAKMSCVSNIGIDAKIEFNDDKFIFDESFSRAIVCAKNDDKFINLAKKFDIKITKIGTTCKDKFILNDINKNLKDMQEIYFNEFAKIVTKED, from the coding sequence ATGGATCAAAATACCATTAAAGCACACAAAATTAGTGATGATGAGTATAAAAAAATTTTAGAAATATTAGGTCGTGAGCCAAATTTACTTGAACTTGGCATATTTTCAGCAATGTGGAGCGAGCATTGCTCTTATAAATCTAGTAAAAAATATCTAAATGGTTTTCCAACTAAAGCTCCTTGGGTTATTCAAGGACCGGGTGAAAATGCAGGTGTTATAGACATAGGCAATGGTATGGCTGCAATTTTTAAAATGGAAAGTCATAATCATCCTAGTTTTATTGATCCATTTCAAGGTGCTGCAACAGGAGTTGGTGGTATTTTAAGAGATATTTTTACAATGGGTGCAAGAGTTGAAGCAAATATGAACTCTTTACGCTTTGGAAATATCTCATCCCAAGATAATACTAGCAAACACCAAAGATATTTAGTTAAAGGTGTAGTAAGCGGGATAGCTCATTATGGGAATTGCATGGGAATTCCTACTATTGGCGGTGAAGTTAGTTTTGATGAGAGTTTTAATGGAAATATACTTGTAAATGCGTTTGCTCTTGGAATTTGCAAAAGTGATGAAATTTTTTATGGAAAAGCAGAAGGTATCGGAAATCCCGTAATTTATGTTGGCTCAAAAACTGGTCGAGATGGTCTTGGTGGGGCAGTTATGGCTAGCGATAGCTTTAACGAAACAAACAAATCTCTTCGTCCAACAGTTCAAGTTGGAGATCCTTTTGCGGAAAAACTTTTGATGGAAGCTTGCTTAGAACTTTTCAAAACTGATTATATCATAGGAATCCAAGATATGGGTGCAGCTGGTCTTACAAGTTCTAGCTTTGAAATGGCAGGAAGAAGCGGAAGCGGCATGAAACTATACCTTGATAAAGTTCCAATGCGTGAAACTGGCATGACACCTTATGAATTAATGCTTAGCGAATCGCAAGAAAGAATGCTAATTTGTGCTAAAAAAGGTTATGAAGATAAAATAAAAGCTATATTTGCCAAATGGGACTTAGATGCTGAGGTTATAGGAGAGGTTACAAACAGCGGAAATATGGAACTTTTTTGGAAAGGAGAGTTAGCAGGAATTATACCTATAAATCCATTAAGTGAAGCTGCTCCGATTCTTGATCGTCCAACAAAAAAACCGCAGTATCTACAAAATATCAAAAAAATAGATTTTTCAAATTTAAAAAATATAGACAATAATACAGCTTTTGATATGCTTTTAAAAGATCCACATATCTTAAACAAATCTTTTATTTATGATCAATACGATGCAAATGTCGGCACAAACTGCATAAAAAAACCAGGATTTTTAGGAGCAGCGGCACTTAGAGTTAAAGAAAATGGAGCTAGTATATCTATGGCAATGGAGTGCAACACAAGATATAACTATATCAATCCAAAAATAGGAGCAGCCGTAGCAGTTGCAACAGCTGGTAGAAAAGTAGCGATGAGTGGTGCAATGCCTCTTGCGATAACAGATTGTCTAAATTATGGAAATCCGTTAAATGAAGAAGTTATGTGGCAGTTTGCACAAGGTTGTGATGGTATAAAAGAAGCTTGCAAAGAGCTAAATACACCCGTTGTAAGCGGAAATGTTAGTTTGTATAACGAAACAGATGGCATTAGCATACAACCAACTCCAGCCATAGTAACAGTTGGGGTAAATAAAAATGCAAACAAACTACTTCCATCTGTTTTTCAAAACATAGAAAAAAGTGTGTATTTACTAGGCGAAACAAAAGGTAATTTCGCTGGTTCTCTATATATGAAAACACTTTATAATGAAGTAAATGGCGAACTTTGCGAACTAGATTATAATCAAGAAAAAGCTTTATGGAATCTTGTTATAAAAGCAAATGAACTTGAACTTCTTGAGTGTGCAAACTCTGTTGGTATAGGCGGAATTGCGATGAGTTTAGCCAAAATGAGTTGTGTTTCAAATATAGGAATTGATGCTAAAATAGAATTTAATGACGATAAATTTATCTTTGATGAAAGTTTTTCAAGAGCGATAGTTTGTGCAAAAAATGATGATAAATTTATCAATTTAGCAAAAAAATTTGACATAAAAATAACAAAAATAGGAACAACTTGTAAGGATAAATTTATACTAAATGATATAAATAAAAATTTAAAAGATATGCAAGAAATTTATTTTAACGAGTTTGCAAAAATAGTAACAAAAGAGGATTAA
- a CDS encoding J domain-containing protein, translating into MNLLLFIGAVFFVFWLISGGTKNFTYQQNKRKFGYEEAVYIVSLLAKITKSDGKVSVKEANLVSQILTDITNALNGSNTTRENLKRVFNTQKMDLNNTFKLALEYKIKFNLSEVECMQKIYSLLNIVYVDGEITDDEIEIITKIADGFSINHDILKQIISSFDRSFTNAKPKEDSKKSPYEILGVDKNADFNDIKKAYRELVKKYHPDILMGKGENDETVQNGTKKLQEINEAYESLKKIHRQ; encoded by the coding sequence GTGAATTTACTTCTTTTTATAGGTGCTGTATTTTTTGTATTTTGGTTGATTTCTGGTGGAACAAAAAACTTTACTTACCAGCAAAATAAAAGAAAATTTGGTTACGAAGAAGCTGTTTATATTGTATCACTTTTAGCTAAAATAACAAAAAGCGATGGCAAAGTGAGTGTGAAAGAAGCAAATTTAGTAAGCCAGATTCTCACAGATATCACAAATGCACTAAATGGTTCAAATACAACAAGAGAGAATTTAAAAAGAGTTTTCAATACTCAAAAAATGGATCTTAACAATACATTCAAACTAGCATTAGAATATAAAATCAAATTTAATCTTAGCGAAGTTGAATGTATGCAAAAGATATATTCACTACTAAATATAGTTTATGTTGATGGCGAAATAACTGATGATGAGATAGAAATAATTACAAAAATAGCAGATGGTTTTAGCATAAATCATGACATATTAAAACAGATAATTAGCAGTTTTGATAGAAGTTTTACAAACGCAAAACCAAAAGAAGACTCCAAAAAATCTCCTTATGAAATTTTAGGAGTGGATAAAAACGCTGATTTTAACGATATCAAAAAAGCATATAGAGAACTTGTTAAAAAATACCACCCAGATATATTAATGGGTAAAGGTGAAAATGATGAAACCGTACAAAATGGCACAAAAAAACTACAAGAGATAAACGAAGCTTATGAAAGCTTAAAAAAGATACATAGGCAATGA
- a CDS encoding DNA adenine methylase, which produces MIENNSFLTDQIITYLGNKRSLLNFIESGINIAKNELNKKKLSCVDIFSGSGIVARFLKAHSNFLVANDLELYSKIINECYLTNVNLELQKDIDINFKILNKNIKENLQPGFISELYAPKNDDFIKKSERVFYTKYNANFIDTARREISKIPNDIQKFFLAPLLYLASNHTNTSGVFKGFYKDKNGIGKFGGSGQNALKRICHKMELIKPIFSNFSCDFNVYQKDANTLAKELDSFDICYIDPPYNQHPYGSNYFMLNLIASYQRPQEISEISGIPKNWNRSDYNKKAVAKEVFCDLIEHLKAKFILVSYNNEGIISKDEFIGTLKKFGKVKILEQEYNTFRGSRNLNSRDIYVKENLYILRKNI; this is translated from the coding sequence ATTATAGAAAACAATAGCTTTTTAACAGATCAAATCATAACATATCTTGGAAATAAAAGATCGCTTTTAAATTTTATAGAAAGTGGCATAAATATAGCAAAAAACGAGCTTAACAAAAAAAAACTAAGTTGCGTTGATATATTTAGCGGAAGTGGGATAGTTGCTAGGTTTTTAAAAGCACACTCTAATTTTTTGGTTGCAAATGATTTAGAACTTTACTCAAAAATCATAAATGAGTGTTATTTAACAAATGTAAATTTAGAATTACAAAAAGATATAGACATAAATTTTAAAATACTAAACAAAAATATAAAAGAAAATTTACAACCAGGATTTATAAGTGAGCTTTATGCACCAAAAAACGATGATTTTATAAAAAAAAGCGAAAGAGTTTTTTACACAAAATATAATGCAAATTTCATAGATACTGCAAGGAGAGAGATATCAAAAATTCCTAATGATATACAGAAATTTTTCTTAGCACCGCTTTTATATCTTGCAAGCAATCACACAAATACAAGCGGCGTTTTTAAGGGTTTTTATAAAGATAAAAATGGTATCGGTAAATTTGGAGGAAGTGGGCAAAATGCGCTTAAGCGAATTTGCCATAAAATGGAGCTTATAAAGCCAATTTTTTCAAATTTTAGTTGTGATTTTAATGTTTATCAAAAAGATGCAAATACTTTAGCAAAAGAGCTTGATAGTTTTGATATTTGCTACATAGATCCGCCTTACAATCAACATCCATATGGCTCAAATTATTTTATGCTAAATTTAATAGCGTCTTATCAAAGGCCACAAGAAATTTCTGAAATTTCGGGAATACCAAAAAACTGGAATAGAAGTGATTACAACAAAAAAGCAGTAGCAAAAGAGGTATTTTGTGATCTTATAGAACATCTAAAAGCAAAATTTATTTTAGTTTCTTATAATAATGAAGGAATTATCTCAAAAGATGAATTCATAGGTACTCTTAAAAAATTTGGCAAAGTAAAAATTTTAGAGCAAGAATACAATACTTTTCGCGGTAGCAGAAATTTAAACAGCAGAGATATTTATGTAAAAGAAAATCTATATATTTTAAGGAAAAATATATGA
- the purH gene encoding bifunctional phosphoribosylaminoimidazolecarboxamide formyltransferase/IMP cyclohydrolase produces the protein MRALLSVSDKDGIVEFAKELQNLGYEILSTGGTYKLLKENGIKALEVSDFTKSPEMFEGRVKTLHPKIHGGILYKRDNQDHVKQAQEFGVLGIDLVCVNLYPFKATIARTDDFEEIIENIDIGGPTMVRSAAKNFKDVLIVTDILDYDEILKRLKTDSIDYDFRRDLMIKAYEHTAAYDSMIANYMNKRFNSDFGAKKFIVGSKVFDTRYGENPHQKGALYEFENHFSQNFKALKGEASFNNLTDIHGALMLATSFGDAPAVAICKHANPCGFAIKENLLQSYIEALKCDPISAYGGVIAINGTLNKELAQKLHEKGTFMEVIIAANVTDEALEIFSDKKRTKIFTQENKFLERNDEKFDFKHIDGGFVYQERDFVKDDEVQNAKCVTNRKASKDEFVDMQMAWKIAALTKSNCVVYVKNSAMIAIGMGMTSRVDAARAAVAKAKDMGLDLQGCALASEAFFPFRDSIDIAAKVGVKTVIQPGGSIRDDEVIQAANEANIAMYFTKIRHFLH, from the coding sequence ATGAGAGCATTGCTTAGCGTTAGCGACAAAGATGGCATAGTTGAGTTTGCAAAAGAACTGCAAAACCTAGGTTATGAAATTTTAAGCACTGGTGGCACATATAAGCTTTTAAAAGAAAATGGTATAAAAGCCTTAGAAGTTAGTGATTTTACAAAAAGTCCAGAAATGTTTGAGGGTAGAGTTAAGACTCTTCATCCAAAAATTCATGGTGGAATTTTATACAAAAGAGATAATCAAGACCATGTAAAACAAGCACAAGAATTTGGGGTTCTTGGCATAGATTTAGTATGTGTAAATTTATATCCATTTAAAGCAACCATAGCTAGGACTGATGATTTTGAAGAAATTATAGAAAACATAGATATCGGCGGTCCAACTATGGTTAGAAGTGCTGCTAAAAATTTCAAAGATGTTTTGATAGTTACAGATATACTTGATTATGATGAGATTTTAAAAAGATTAAAAACAGATAGTATAGATTATGATTTTAGAAGGGATCTAATGATAAAAGCTTATGAACACACAGCAGCTTATGATTCCATGATAGCAAATTATATGAATAAAAGATTTAACTCAGATTTTGGAGCTAAAAAATTCATCGTAGGAAGTAAAGTATTTGATACAAGATATGGAGAAAATCCTCATCAAAAAGGAGCCTTATATGAGTTTGAAAACCATTTTAGTCAAAATTTTAAAGCCCTAAAAGGTGAAGCTAGCTTTAACAATCTTACCGATATTCACGGGGCTTTAATGCTTGCAACTAGCTTTGGAGATGCACCTGCCGTTGCTATATGCAAACATGCAAATCCTTGCGGTTTTGCCATAAAAGAAAATTTACTTCAAAGTTACATAGAGGCGCTAAAATGCGATCCTATCTCAGCTTATGGTGGAGTAATAGCGATAAATGGCACACTAAATAAAGAGTTAGCCCAAAAACTTCACGAAAAAGGCACTTTTATGGAAGTTATAATAGCAGCAAATGTAACAGATGAAGCCTTAGAAATTTTTAGCGATAAAAAAAGAACTAAAATTTTTACTCAAGAAAATAAATTTTTAGAAAGAAACGATGAAAAGTTTGATTTTAAACATATAGATGGAGGATTTGTATATCAAGAACGCGATTTTGTAAAAGATGATGAAGTCCAAAATGCTAAATGTGTTACAAACAGAAAAGCTAGCAAAGATGAATTTGTTGATATGCAAATGGCATGGAAAATAGCTGCCCTTACGAAATCAAACTGTGTTGTTTATGTAAAAAATAGTGCAATGATAGCAATTGGAATGGGTATGACAAGTAGAGTAGATGCTGCTCGTGCAGCTGTTGCAAAAGCTAAAGATATGGGACTTGATTTGCAAGGATGTGCTTTAGCAAGCGAAGCGTTTTTTCCATTTAGAGATAGCATTGATATAGCAGCAAAAGTTGGCGTAAAAACAGTTATCCAGCCAGGCGGATCAATCCGTGACGATGAAGTTATACAAGCAGCAAATGAAGCTAACATAGCTATGTATTTTACAAAAATCAGACATTTTTTACACTAA